One Faecalicatena sp. Marseille-Q4148 DNA window includes the following coding sequences:
- the metG gene encoding methionine--tRNA ligase codes for MAEKFYMTTAIAYTSGKPHIGNTYEFVLADAIARYKRSKGYDVFFQTGTDEHGQKIELKAEEAGVTPKEFVDGVAAQVKEIADLMNTSYDKFIRTTDEYHEKQVQKIFKKLYDQGDIYKGHYEGMYCTPCESFFTESQLVDGKCPDCGRPCVPAKEEAYFFKMSKYADRLIEHINTHPEFIQPESRKNEMMNNFLLPGLQDLCVSRTSFKWGIPVDFDPKHVVYVWLDALTNYITGIGYDCDGESTEQFKKDWPADLHLIGKDIIRFHTIYWPIFLMALDLPLPKQIFGHPWLLQGDGKMSKSKGNVIYADELVKLFGVDAVRYFVLHEMPFDNDGVISWELMVERLNSDLANTLGNLVNRTISMTNKYFGGSVADKGAAEAVDAELKAVVEAASGKVDEKMDKLRVADAITEIFNVFKRCNKYIDETMPWALAKEEEKKDRLETVLYNLIVSISEGAKLLSSFMPETAEKILAQLNGGNVVEKPEILFARRDLAEVMEEVAKLHPAEEKEEEKAEDENVIDLEPKAEITFDDFEKLQFQVGEIIACEEVKKSKKLLCSQVKIGSQVRQIVSGIKAHYSAEEMVGKKVMVVTNLKPAKLAGILSEGMILCAEDAEGNLSLMVPEKEMPAGAEIC; via the coding sequence ATGGCAGAGAAATTTTATATGACAACTGCAATCGCCTACACATCAGGCAAACCACATATCGGAAACACATATGAGTTTGTTCTTGCAGATGCAATTGCAAGATACAAAAGAAGCAAAGGATATGACGTGTTTTTCCAGACAGGAACAGATGAGCACGGTCAGAAGATCGAATTAAAGGCAGAAGAAGCCGGTGTGACACCGAAGGAATTTGTAGATGGAGTTGCTGCACAGGTAAAAGAGATTGCAGATCTTATGAATACTTCTTATGACAAATTTATCCGTACAACAGATGAGTACCATGAAAAACAGGTACAGAAGATTTTTAAGAAATTATACGATCAGGGAGATATTTATAAAGGACATTATGAAGGAATGTACTGTACACCGTGTGAATCTTTCTTCACAGAATCCCAGCTGGTAGACGGCAAATGTCCTGACTGCGGACGTCCGTGCGTTCCGGCGAAAGAAGAAGCATATTTCTTTAAAATGAGTAAGTATGCAGACAGACTGATCGAGCATATTAATACACATCCGGAATTTATTCAGCCGGAATCACGTAAGAACGAGATGATGAATAACTTCTTGCTTCCGGGGCTTCAGGATCTTTGTGTATCAAGAACATCTTTTAAATGGGGAATCCCGGTAGATTTTGATCCGAAGCATGTTGTATATGTATGGCTGGATGCGCTGACAAACTACATTACAGGAATCGGTTATGACTGCGATGGCGAAAGTACAGAACAGTTTAAGAAAGATTGGCCGGCAGATCTGCATTTGATCGGGAAAGACATTATCCGTTTCCATACAATTTACTGGCCGATTTTCCTGATGGCGCTCGACCTGCCGCTACCGAAACAGATTTTTGGACATCCGTGGCTGCTTCAGGGCGATGGAAAGATGAGTAAATCAAAAGGAAATGTAATCTATGCAGATGAGCTTGTGAAATTATTCGGCGTGGATGCAGTACGCTACTTTGTACTTCACGAAATGCCGTTTGATAATGACGGTGTGATTTCATGGGAACTGATGGTAGAACGTCTGAATTCAGATCTTGCCAATACACTTGGAAACCTTGTGAACCGTACAATTTCTATGACAAATAAATACTTTGGCGGAAGTGTTGCAGATAAAGGTGCAGCAGAAGCGGTAGATGCAGAATTGAAAGCAGTTGTAGAGGCGGCTTCCGGAAAAGTAGATGAGAAGATGGATAAGCTTCGTGTTGCAGATGCGATCACAGAGATTTTCAATGTATTTAAGCGCTGCAATAAATATATTGACGAAACAATGCCATGGGCGCTTGCAAAAGAAGAAGAGAAGAAAGACCGTCTTGAGACAGTACTTTATAATCTGATTGTAAGCATTTCCGAGGGAGCCAAACTTCTTTCATCATTTATGCCGGAAACAGCAGAGAAAATTCTTGCACAGTTAAACGGCGGAAATGTTGTTGAAAAACCGGAAATCTTATTTGCACGCCGTGATCTTGCAGAAGTCATGGAAGAAGTTGCAAAACTTCATCCGGCAGAAGAAAAAGAAGAAGAGAAAGCGGAAGATGAAAATGTAATCGACCTTGAGCCAAAGGCAGAGATTACCTTTGATGATTTTGAAAAACTTCAGTTCCAGGTAGGTGAGATCATTGCATGCGAGGAAGTAAAAAAGAGTAAAAAATTACTCTGCTCACAGGTAAAGATCGGAAGCCAGGTACGTCAGATTGTATCCGGAATTAAGGCACATTATTCAGCAGAAGAAATGGTTGGCAAAAAAGTTATGGTTGTTACAAACCTGAAACCTGCAAAACTGGCCGGAATCCTGTCAGAAGGTATGATTCTCTGTGCAGAAGATGCAGAAGGAAATCTGTCACTGATGGTTCCGGAGAAAGAAATGCCGGCAGGAGCTGAGATCTGCTAA
- a CDS encoding ISAs1 family transposase: MLEMKQYFLDLVDRRDTRGLRHNLADIIVMSIYAILCGYTDAENMAFFMKLQESYFSKMLDLKYGAPSADTLLRVFAIIEPEKFMEMFYQWIRDVLATIQENKEAKPQHIAIDGKAVRAAAVKGGHIPYIISAYLKNYGLSIGQLKVGEKTNEIKEIPKLLKELDITDCVITIDAIGCQKQIAKQIIDQKGHYCLAVKTNQAVLYEEIRDYFSYAEKEEPEKLNTYETIEKNHGRIEKRKYWISSDIDYLTGKEKWKNLKTIGKVESIREMDGKRSFETRYYILDQEMTSKEMSQIVRGHWEIENSLHWVLDVHFREDACKIKEEKAMQNLSLIRKICYNLMKLDKRFDKKKKMTYKKMSMLYTCHLEYVQELIFENIVETI; encoded by the coding sequence ATGTTAGAAATGAAACAGTATTTTTTAGATTTAGTAGACAGAAGAGATACTCGGGGATTGCGTCACAATCTCGCAGATATTATAGTTATGAGTATTTATGCCATTTTATGTGGTTATACGGATGCAGAAAATATGGCATTTTTTATGAAACTTCAAGAATCCTATTTTTCTAAGATGTTGGACTTGAAATATGGTGCTCCTTCTGCGGATACTTTACTTCGCGTGTTTGCCATTATAGAGCCAGAGAAGTTTATGGAGATGTTTTATCAATGGATCCGAGATGTGTTGGCAACAATTCAAGAAAATAAAGAAGCGAAGCCACAGCATATAGCCATTGATGGGAAAGCTGTCCGTGCAGCGGCGGTAAAAGGCGGACATATCCCGTATATTATTTCGGCATATTTAAAAAATTATGGACTTTCCATCGGTCAGCTGAAAGTAGGGGAAAAGACCAATGAAATCAAGGAGATCCCAAAGCTGTTGAAAGAACTGGATATTACCGATTGTGTGATAACGATTGATGCGATAGGATGCCAAAAACAGATTGCAAAACAAATCATAGATCAAAAAGGGCATTATTGTCTTGCGGTAAAAACGAATCAGGCAGTCTTGTACGAAGAAATAAGAGACTATTTTTCTTATGCAGAAAAAGAAGAACCAGAAAAACTCAATACTTATGAGACAATCGAAAAAAATCATGGTCGAATTGAAAAGCGAAAATATTGGATTTCCTCAGATATTGACTATCTTACAGGAAAAGAAAAATGGAAGAACCTGAAAACAATTGGTAAAGTAGAAAGCATTCGAGAAATGGATGGAAAAAGAAGTTTTGAAACTAGGTACTATATTCTGGATCAAGAAATGACATCGAAAGAGATGTCACAAATTGTAAGGGGACATTGGGAAATTGAAAACAGTCTTCACTGGGTTCTAGATGTCCATTTCCGTGAAGATGCCTGCAAAATTAAGGAAGAAAAAGCGATGCAAAACCTATCTCTGATTAGAAAAATCTGTTATAACCTCATGAAGTTGGATAAACGATTTGATAAAAAGAAAAAAATGACCTATAAGAAGATGAGTATGTTATATACATGCCATTTAGAATATGTGCAAGAATTAATTTTTGAGAACATTGTAGAAACTATTTAA
- a CDS encoding IS1634 family transposase produces the protein MAYFLKKTKNKKGIYLQIYESYYDPERKGGAHRSYKPIGYVHELQANGIEDPIAVFGEEVQKLNQEYKKKKQTEKERKISEESPEKLLGYFPLKNLNDSLGCKKYIDLMQTATHFRFNIFDMMSDLIYARVVHPCSKLKTYWEVIPKLFGTHAFSLDQIYSGLEYIGSEYEKVIEIFNHQVALKYPFDTSHSYFDCTNFYFEIDKEDHFRLKGPSKENKKEPIVGMGLLLDANQIPIGMKMYPGNESEKPVIREIIDELKQRSHISGRTIQVADKGLNCFNNILHALKAGDGYIFSKSVKTLPETEKTWVLLENDYVDVKTKKGEVLYRIKECVDDFSYSYTDNAGHRKTLKLTEKRIVTFNPKLAEKQKYEINRQVEKAKNLRACEAKKSEYGDSSKYVTFISTDKKGTKTAGKVKVEINEKAIENAKKLAGYNMIITSEIHMSASEIYASYHNLWRIEESFRIMKSQLDARPAYMQKQETITGHFLICYLAVLLTRLLQIHVLKDEYGTEEIFDFIHDFRVAKISDRKYINLARSSSFIKELSSKTGLPLTSYFLGNEDINKMLSHRF, from the coding sequence ATGGCGTATTTTTTAAAGAAAACAAAAAACAAAAAAGGGATTTATCTTCAAATCTATGAAAGCTATTACGATCCGGAGCGTAAAGGTGGCGCACATCGTTCTTATAAACCGATTGGCTATGTCCACGAACTTCAGGCAAACGGCATTGAAGATCCGATTGCTGTTTTCGGTGAAGAGGTACAAAAACTCAATCAGGAATATAAAAAGAAAAAACAGACTGAAAAAGAACGGAAGATATCAGAAGAATCTCCGGAAAAACTCCTTGGCTACTTCCCTTTAAAGAATCTCAACGATTCTCTGGGATGTAAAAAATATATTGATCTTATGCAGACAGCAACACATTTCCGATTCAATATTTTTGATATGATGTCAGATCTTATTTATGCAAGAGTGGTGCATCCCTGTTCAAAGCTGAAAACGTATTGGGAGGTGATTCCCAAACTGTTTGGAACACATGCTTTCTCCCTCGACCAGATTTATTCCGGCCTTGAATACATTGGTTCTGAATACGAAAAGGTGATTGAGATTTTCAACCATCAAGTAGCTTTGAAATATCCATTTGATACTTCTCACTCCTATTTCGACTGCACGAACTTCTATTTCGAGATTGATAAAGAGGATCATTTCAGATTAAAAGGTCCTTCAAAAGAAAATAAAAAGGAACCGATTGTTGGTATGGGACTTCTTCTTGATGCAAACCAGATCCCAATCGGCATGAAGATGTATCCGGGAAATGAAAGCGAAAAACCTGTAATACGGGAAATCATAGATGAATTAAAGCAGCGAAGCCACATATCCGGCAGGACGATCCAAGTGGCAGATAAAGGACTGAACTGCTTCAACAACATCCTTCATGCCCTGAAAGCAGGAGACGGATATATTTTCTCAAAATCTGTAAAAACGCTTCCCGAAACAGAAAAAACATGGGTACTTCTTGAAAATGATTATGTAGATGTTAAAACTAAAAAAGGCGAAGTCCTTTACCGTATCAAAGAGTGTGTGGATGATTTTTCTTATTCCTATACGGATAACGCCGGACACCGGAAAACGCTGAAGCTTACAGAAAAGCGTATTGTGACATTTAACCCGAAGCTTGCCGAAAAACAAAAATATGAAATTAACCGACAGGTAGAAAAAGCAAAAAATCTCAGGGCATGTGAAGCAAAGAAATCGGAATACGGAGACAGTTCCAAGTATGTTACCTTTATTTCTACTGATAAGAAAGGGACAAAAACGGCTGGAAAAGTCAAGGTCGAGATAAATGAAAAGGCAATAGAAAACGCAAAGAAACTGGCAGGATATAACATGATTATAACTTCTGAAATCCATATGAGCGCTTCTGAAATCTACGCTTCATACCACAACCTCTGGCGGATCGAGGAATCCTTCCGTATCATGAAATCTCAGCTTGATGCCAGACCAGCTTATATGCAGAAACAAGAAACCATCACAGGGCACTTCCTCATCTGTTATCTTGCCGTGTTATTAACAAGGCTTTTACAGATACATGTATTAAAAGACGAATATGGAACGGAAGAGATTTTTGATTTTATACATGATTTTAGAGTTGCCAAAATCTCTGACCGAAAATATATAAACCTAGCCAGAAGTTCCTCTTTCATTAAGGAGTTATCTTCCAAGACAGGATTGCCTCTTACCTCTTATTTCCTTGGAAACGAAGACATAAATAAAATGCTAAGCCATAGGTTTTAA
- the fdhD gene encoding formate dehydrogenase accessory sulfurtransferase FdhD encodes MKKCRRGRGGCVCILVMKREYGMEKNLKREKEHTTEYVLQKAVCFRAGEFSKEEKYIVPEEKYDLYLNGEMIHTFFCSPWYLEDLAYGFLYLEGYILKSEQIKEICVKQQEHRIEVVADKECDMRRQDAKETGKKAEEKKISSKEIMSLAAALDERSHRFRLTGGVHSAALAKDGEILLMREDVGRHNAVEKLLGACVREQIDTADKTIVFSGRVAAEILEKAAAIGAPTLIAVSAPTSRAVELAEEKGILLVGFARGESFNVYTFPERLAEVIPVFRS; translated from the coding sequence ATGAAAAAATGCAGACGCGGCCGCGGTGGCTGTGTCTGCATTTTGGTGATGAAGAGAGAATATGGGATGGAGAAAAATTTAAAAAGGGAAAAAGAACATACAACAGAATATGTGCTGCAAAAGGCAGTATGCTTCCGGGCAGGAGAATTTTCTAAGGAAGAAAAATACATTGTTCCGGAAGAAAAATATGATCTATATCTGAATGGAGAAATGATACATACATTTTTCTGCTCACCATGGTATCTGGAAGATCTTGCGTATGGATTTTTGTATTTAGAAGGTTATATTCTGAAATCAGAACAAATAAAGGAAATCTGTGTTAAGCAGCAGGAACACAGAATCGAAGTTGTAGCAGATAAAGAGTGTGATATGCGCAGGCAGGATGCGAAAGAAACGGGGAAAAAAGCGGAAGAAAAGAAGATTTCTTCGAAAGAGATCATGTCGCTTGCAGCTGCGCTTGATGAGCGTTCACATCGGTTTCGTCTTACCGGCGGAGTCCACAGCGCGGCACTTGCGAAAGATGGGGAAATCCTTTTGATGCGTGAGGATGTCGGCCGTCACAATGCGGTGGAGAAGCTGCTTGGTGCATGTGTCAGGGAACAGATTGACACAGCAGATAAGACGATTGTTTTTAGTGGGCGTGTGGCAGCAGAGATCCTTGAAAAAGCAGCAGCCATTGGCGCACCAACACTGATTGCCGTGTCGGCTCCGACGAGCAGAGCTGTTGAGCTGGCAGAAGAGAAAGGAATCCTTCTTGTTGGATTTGCGAGAGGGGAATCGTTTAATGTATATACGTTTCCGGAGAGGCTTGCAGAAGTTATTCCTGTCTTTCGGAGTTAA
- the fdhF gene encoding formate dehydrogenase subunit alpha has protein sequence MINVTINGMEIQAKEGQTILKAARENGIHIPTLCFLEGINEIGSCRICVVEIEGRAGLATACNTVVREGMKIQTDSEAVIEARKNTLHLLMAEHKTNCFKCIKNGACELQALAREYGIDVPNFKASHGDVQHEPCAENPFLSYDPGLCIQCQRCISTCAKATGRHALSLEKNGARVYVKAPFGEGWKESLCESCGNCAQACPTGALVIKRRKDYRDWEVKKVRTTCPHCATGCQMDLIVKNGKIVDVQGADGPSNHGLLCVKGRSGSFDFVDCEDRIRYPLIKNKETGEFERATWDEALDLVASKFTEIKKQYGGEALAGFACSRSTNEDIYMLQKMVRTAFESNNTDNCARVUHAPTVAGLATTLGSGAMTNTIYDITHESDAIMLVGSNPEHAHPVLGMQVRQAVQRGAKLIVVDPRDIDLCKDADIHLKLKPGTNVAFANGMMHIFIEEDLVDHKFIEERTENFEAMKELVKDYTPEKVAEICGIDADALREAARIYATANRAPIMYCLGVTEHHTGTEGVMSLSNMAMMVGKIGKPGCGVNPIRGQNNVQGACDMGASPNQFSGYQNIDKPGVLEKFEEAWGTKLNPNIGTKATDCFPKMLTGEVKGLFIFGEDPVRTDPNTHHVIKALSSLDFFVVDELFMTETAKLADVILPGRSYAEKEGTFTNTERRVQRVRKAVEIAGDTKPDTWIFTEIMRRMGYPQPHLTPAEIMDEISSVTPSFGGISHARLDSEEVAGQGLQWPCPSKEHPGTPIMHVGKFARGLGYFRPAAYTPSMELPDEEYPLVMMTGRILYHYNACAMTDKTAGINEIAGESFIEINTEDAEKLGIENGEMVQISSRRGTIQAKADVSDKTNPGECWMPFHYIEGGANWLTSDALDSISSTPEYKVCTVKVEKITE, from the coding sequence ATGATTAATGTAACGATAAACGGCATGGAGATTCAGGCAAAAGAAGGCCAGACAATCCTGAAGGCAGCCAGAGAAAATGGAATTCATATTCCGACACTCTGCTTTCTGGAAGGGATTAATGAGATTGGATCCTGCCGAATCTGTGTAGTAGAGATAGAAGGTCGTGCAGGTCTGGCAACAGCCTGTAATACAGTAGTCAGAGAGGGAATGAAGATTCAGACAGACAGTGAAGCAGTTATTGAAGCGCGCAAGAATACACTTCACCTTCTTATGGCAGAACATAAGACAAATTGTTTCAAATGTATCAAAAATGGTGCGTGCGAGCTTCAGGCTCTGGCGAGAGAGTACGGAATTGATGTTCCGAACTTTAAAGCATCCCACGGAGATGTGCAGCATGAACCGTGTGCAGAGAACCCGTTTCTTTCTTATGATCCGGGACTTTGTATCCAGTGTCAGCGCTGTATCAGCACTTGTGCAAAAGCAACCGGAAGACATGCGCTTTCACTTGAAAAAAATGGAGCCAGAGTATATGTAAAAGCTCCGTTTGGCGAAGGCTGGAAGGAATCGCTTTGCGAATCTTGCGGTAACTGTGCACAGGCATGTCCGACAGGTGCGCTTGTTATTAAGAGAAGAAAAGACTACCGCGACTGGGAAGTGAAGAAAGTCCGTACAACTTGCCCACATTGTGCAACCGGATGTCAGATGGATCTGATTGTTAAGAATGGCAAGATTGTTGATGTTCAGGGGGCAGATGGACCGTCCAATCACGGATTGCTCTGTGTGAAAGGAAGAAGCGGATCATTTGACTTTGTTGACTGTGAAGACAGAATCCGTTATCCATTAATTAAGAATAAAGAGACAGGCGAGTTTGAGAGAGCAACTTGGGATGAGGCACTTGATCTTGTTGCATCTAAATTTACTGAAATTAAAAAACAATACGGAGGTGAGGCACTGGCCGGATTTGCATGCTCACGTTCTACAAATGAAGATATTTATATGCTTCAGAAGATGGTAAGAACAGCATTTGAGAGCAACAATACCGATAACTGTGCCCGCGTTTGACATGCTCCGACTGTTGCCGGTTTGGCAACCACATTAGGCTCCGGAGCCATGACAAACACTATTTATGATATTACTCATGAATCGGATGCGATTATGCTTGTCGGATCTAATCCGGAACATGCGCATCCGGTACTTGGAATGCAGGTGCGCCAGGCAGTACAGCGCGGCGCGAAGCTGATCGTTGTAGATCCGCGTGATATTGATCTTTGTAAAGACGCAGATATTCATCTGAAATTAAAACCAGGTACAAATGTTGCATTTGCAAATGGTATGATGCACATTTTTATTGAAGAGGATCTTGTAGATCACAAATTCATTGAAGAGCGCACAGAGAATTTCGAAGCAATGAAAGAATTAGTGAAGGATTATACACCTGAAAAGGTAGCAGAAATCTGTGGAATCGATGCCGATGCACTTCGCGAAGCAGCGCGCATTTACGCTACTGCAAATCGCGCGCCGATCATGTACTGTCTTGGTGTAACAGAACATCATACAGGTACAGAAGGCGTTATGTCATTATCAAATATGGCTATGATGGTCGGTAAGATTGGAAAACCTGGATGCGGTGTAAATCCAATTCGAGGACAGAATAACGTGCAGGGAGCATGTGATATGGGAGCATCTCCGAATCAGTTCTCCGGATATCAGAATATTGATAAGCCTGGTGTTCTTGAGAAATTTGAAGAGGCATGGGGAACGAAGCTGAATCCGAATATCGGAACAAAAGCAACAGACTGTTTCCCGAAAATGCTGACAGGAGAAGTGAAAGGTTTGTTTATCTTTGGAGAAGATCCGGTCCGTACAGATCCAAATACGCACCATGTGATCAAAGCGCTGAGTTCGCTGGATTTCTTTGTTGTAGATGAATTATTTATGACTGAGACTGCAAAACTTGCAGATGTAATTCTTCCTGGACGTTCCTATGCTGAGAAAGAAGGAACATTTACGAATACAGAGCGCCGTGTACAGCGCGTCAGAAAAGCTGTTGAGATTGCCGGTGATACAAAACCGGATACATGGATCTTTACAGAAATTATGAGACGAATGGGGTATCCACAGCCACATCTGACACCGGCAGAGATTATGGATGAGATTTCTTCTGTGACACCGTCATTTGGCGGAATCAGTCATGCAAGACTGGACAGCGAAGAAGTAGCAGGACAGGGATTACAGTGGCCATGTCCATCGAAAGAACATCCTGGAACACCGATCATGCATGTCGGTAAGTTTGCGCGGGGACTTGGCTATTTCCGTCCGGCAGCATATACGCCTTCCATGGAACTTCCGGATGAAGAATATCCTCTGGTTATGATGACAGGACGTATCTTATATCATTATAATGCATGTGCAATGACGGATAAGACAGCAGGAATCAATGAAATTGCAGGTGAATCATTTATCGAGATTAATACAGAGGATGCTGAAAAACTTGGTATTGAGAATGGGGAAATGGTTCAGATTTCTTCTCGCCGCGGAACAATTCAGGCGAAAGCAGATGTATCAGATAAGACGAATCCGGGTGAATGCTGGATGCCGTTCCATTATATTGAGGGCGGTGCAAACTGGCTGACAAGTGATGCGCTTGATTCTATTTCAAGTACGCCGGAATATAAAGTTTGTACAGTAAAAGTGGAGAAGATTACAGAATAA
- a CDS encoding FAD-dependent oxidoreductase: protein MGKLYLSDPSGYDAKMNEIARHFSHKVEVYPPGSCPITLQISMLRTAANETCGKCVPCRDGLPLVARLMQKVLDGCATEKTLANIKMMATMIRDSADCAIGWNAADEVLKGLELFADEYKSHIENQRCLDCVGQKIPCVSLCPAHVDIPGYIALVGNEDYAGAINLIRRDNPFPTACAMVCEHPCEERCRRKMLESPINIRALKKYAVDMMPADTVKTPAPNPSTGKSIGIIGGGPSGLTAAYFLALMGHKAVVYESHDKLGGMLRYGIPNYRFPKDRLDEDIRAILGAGDIEVVYNTTVGKDISIEEVQKKHDAMYVAIGAQTGKTLNIPGADAKNVVSAVEILDEIGNGHLPDYTGKKVLVIGGGNVAMDCARSAVRCNAEEVSIVYRRRQKDMTALESEVESAVMEGIALVTLQSPVEIKKDADGNCVSLVTQPQMISAYRGDRPAPKDADKPQQEFPADVIMIAVGQDIVSAPFEEFGMPAKRNVFQAGLDTEVKELPGVFTGGDCATGPSTVIRAIAAGKVAAHNIDEYLGYHHTLLCEAVVPEPKENMRTFMGRTEIGERPAFIRKKDFEHVEELLTHEEAMQEASRCLRCDHYGCGAMEGGRDL, encoded by the coding sequence ATGGGCAAATTATATCTTTCTGATCCGTCAGGTTATGACGCAAAAATGAATGAAATTGCACGGCATTTTTCTCATAAGGTTGAGGTATATCCTCCGGGAAGCTGTCCGATCACACTGCAGATTTCTATGCTGCGGACAGCTGCAAATGAGACTTGCGGAAAATGTGTACCGTGCAGGGATGGGCTCCCTCTTGTAGCACGTCTGATGCAGAAAGTATTGGATGGATGCGCTACAGAAAAGACGTTGGCAAATATTAAAATGATGGCGACAATGATCCGGGATTCAGCAGACTGTGCCATTGGTTGGAATGCTGCTGATGAAGTATTAAAAGGGCTTGAACTTTTTGCAGATGAGTACAAGAGCCATATCGAGAATCAGAGATGTCTTGATTGTGTTGGACAGAAAATTCCATGTGTGTCACTTTGTCCGGCACACGTAGATATTCCGGGTTACATAGCACTTGTAGGTAATGAAGATTATGCAGGAGCAATTAACCTGATCCGCCGGGACAATCCATTCCCAACGGCATGTGCAATGGTATGTGAGCATCCGTGTGAAGAGCGCTGCAGACGTAAGATGCTGGAATCTCCGATCAATATCCGTGCATTGAAAAAATATGCTGTTGATATGATGCCGGCAGATACAGTGAAGACACCGGCTCCGAATCCGTCAACAGGAAAGTCAATTGGTATTATCGGGGGAGGTCCAAGCGGATTAACAGCAGCCTATTTTCTGGCATTAATGGGACATAAGGCTGTTGTGTATGAGTCACATGATAAGCTTGGCGGAATGCTCCGCTATGGAATCCCGAATTACCGTTTCCCGAAAGACCGTCTTGATGAAGACATTCGTGCTATCCTTGGCGCAGGAGATATTGAAGTAGTATACAATACAACTGTCGGCAAAGATATTTCTATCGAAGAAGTACAGAAGAAGCATGATGCAATGTATGTTGCGATCGGTGCGCAGACCGGAAAGACACTGAATATTCCGGGAGCAGATGCGAAAAATGTTGTGTCTGCGGTAGAAATTCTCGATGAGATCGGCAATGGACATCTTCCGGATTACACTGGAAAGAAAGTTCTCGTCATCGGTGGAGGTAATGTTGCTATGGACTGTGCGAGAAGTGCAGTCAGATGTAATGCAGAAGAAGTTTCGATTGTATACAGAAGACGTCAGAAAGATATGACAGCTTTGGAATCAGAAGTAGAATCAGCTGTTATGGAAGGAATTGCTCTTGTAACATTGCAGTCACCGGTAGAGATTAAGAAAGATGCAGATGGAAATTGTGTATCACTTGTTACACAGCCTCAGATGATCAGTGCATATAGAGGAGATCGTCCGGCTCCGAAAGATGCAGATAAACCGCAGCAGGAATTCCCGGCAGATGTGATTATGATTGCAGTAGGACAGGATATTGTGTCTGCACCGTTTGAAGAATTCGGTATGCCGGCTAAGAGAAATGTATTTCAGGCAGGACTTGATACAGAAGTAAAAGAACTTCCGGGAGTATTTACAGGAGGAGACTGTGCAACAGGTCCGTCTACGGTTATCCGTGCAATCGCAGCAGGAAAAGTTGCAGCGCATAATATTGATGAATATCTTGGCTATCATCATACTTTACTGTGTGAAGCAGTTGTTCCGGAACCGAAGGAAAATATGAGGACATTTATGGGACGTACTGAGATTGGCGAGCGTCCGGCATTTATCCGAAAGAAAGACTTTGAGCATGTGGAAGAACTTCTGACACATGAAGAGGCAATGCAGGAGGCAAGCCGCTGTCTCAGATGTGACCATTATGGATGCGGAGCAATGGAAGGGGGCAGAGATTTATGA
- a CDS encoding formate/nitrite transporter family protein — MNTPKEIANNYIAIGKGKVNMPVARMFVLGILAGMFIAVGGIASATAGAALPGAAGKIIGACLFPGGLTMVLLAGSELFTGNCLLVIPLLKKEITIAGMLKNWIVVYLGNFAGSMLIAAICVFGHQTDTFNVGSALISTAVAKTSISFGDAVLKGIACNFLVCIAVWISFAAKQVSSKIIGLFFPIAMFVLCGFEHSVANMFYISAGLFAKGNENYMLMAEAAQVDVSGLTWGSMFTANLLPVTIGNIIGGAILVGVAYWFVYLKDD, encoded by the coding sequence ATGAATACACCAAAAGAAATCGCGAATAATTATATCGCAATAGGGAAAGGAAAAGTAAATATGCCGGTTGCCAGGATGTTTGTGCTTGGTATTCTTGCCGGAATGTTTATTGCAGTGGGAGGAATTGCCTCTGCAACTGCGGGAGCGGCTCTTCCGGGGGCAGCAGGAAAGATCATCGGAGCATGTCTTTTCCCGGGAGGTCTGACAATGGTATTGCTTGCAGGAAGTGAGCTCTTTACAGGGAATTGTCTTCTTGTAATTCCGCTATTGAAAAAAGAAATCACAATTGCAGGAATGTTAAAGAACTGGATTGTCGTATATCTTGGAAATTTTGCAGGAAGTATGCTGATTGCGGCGATATGTGTATTTGGTCATCAGACAGATACTTTTAATGTAGGTTCTGCCCTGATCAGTACAGCTGTGGCAAAGACATCCATTTCGTTCGGCGATGCGGTACTCAAAGGAATTGCATGTAATTTCCTTGTATGTATTGCAGTGTGGATCTCATTTGCGGCAAAACAGGTTTCTTCTAAGATTATCGGATTGTTTTTCCCGATTGCAATGTTTGTATTATGTGGATTTGAACATAGTGTTGCAAACATGTTCTATATTTCAGCAGGGCTTTTTGCAAAGGGAAATGAAAACTATATGCTCATGGCAGAAGCCGCACAGGTTGATGTATCCGGTCTGACATGGGGGTCAATGTTTACAGCCAATCTTTTACCGGTAACAATCGGAAATATTATCGGTGGAGCGATACTCGTAGGCGTGGCATATTGGTTTGTATATTTAAAAGATGATTAA